The following are encoded together in the Coleofasciculus sp. FACHB-T130 genome:
- a CDS encoding class I SAM-dependent methyltransferase translates to MDIFDKEKKFHDQWASTIDVDGIKVKDYFEACTSPENRFILGRLGDIRGKKLLDLGCGAGENSVYFAKKGALCVASDYSPGMVEVALQLAEKNGVEIEGRTMNAIALDCPDNSFDIVYASNLLHHLPNPKLAIREMHRVLKPGGKACFWDPLKHNPVINVYRRIATKVRTEDETPLDINIVNFVKSQFSETSYDTFWLATLWIFLRFYLIEKIDPNKERYWKKIIIEHERLAPNYQRLEKMDGVMKKIPLMKRFAWNLAVVATK, encoded by the coding sequence ATGGATATTTTTGACAAAGAGAAAAAATTCCACGATCAATGGGCATCCACCATTGATGTAGATGGAATCAAAGTTAAAGATTATTTTGAAGCTTGTACTTCCCCTGAAAATCGTTTCATCCTCGGACGACTGGGAGATATCAGAGGCAAAAAGCTTCTCGATTTAGGGTGTGGTGCTGGGGAAAATAGCGTTTACTTTGCCAAAAAAGGGGCGCTGTGCGTGGCATCTGACTACTCTCCCGGCATGGTGGAAGTCGCCCTACAACTGGCAGAGAAAAACGGCGTCGAGATTGAGGGGCGAACCATGAATGCGATCGCGCTCGATTGCCCCGATAATAGTTTTGATATTGTCTACGCCTCGAATTTGTTGCACCATTTACCCAATCCGAAACTCGCCATTCGGGAAATGCACCGGGTGCTTAAACCGGGTGGAAAAGCTTGTTTTTGGGACCCTCTGAAACACAATCCAGTCATTAATGTGTACCGCCGGATTGCGACGAAAGTGCGGACTGAAGATGAAACGCCGCTGGATATTAATATTGTCAATTTTGTCAAATCCCAGTTTTCAGAAACGTCTTACGATACGTTTTGGTTGGCAACGCTGTGGATTTTTCTACGCTTCTATTTAATTGAAAAAATCGATCCGAATAAGGAACGTTACTGGAAGAAAATTATTATTGAACATGAAAGATTGGCACCCAATTATCAACGGTTAGAGAAGATGGATGGCGT